The window AAGCGCCCTTCGGAAAACCTGGAAAAAAATGAGCCCCGAAGGGCGGGCACGCGCGCTGGCTTTGCCGCTGGCATCGGATCTCAAGACACTCTTGGAAACATTTCGCCGGGAGGATTCCGCTTGACGCGATTAACGTGGTGGACGTGGAGGTGTGGCTCAAGGTGGGTTGCGCCGCGACGGAACGGGCCTTCCCCCAGCGGGTGGAGTTGGACGTCCGCCTGGAGGGGGATTTCGCCGCCGCCGGCCGCTCGGAGGATTTGACGCGTTCCATCGATGACGCGGGTGTGGTGGAGAGACCGCGGCGCGCCCTCCCGAAGAAAACCCGCCGCCCGCTCGAAGCCGTCGCGGAAGAGACGGCCCGTTGGGTTTTGGAACGAACGCCGGCGCGCGCCGTCAGCGTCAAAGCCCGCAAACGGGCGCTTCCCGGGATCCGGCTTGCCGAGGTGGCGACCTACCGCGCCGCGGCGCGGTAGGTCGCCTGGGACCTCTCGGTCTCCCAGAAGGTGACCCGCGTCACCGGCAAACCCTGGGCGGCCGCCACGCGGAATATTTCCCGGGCGATGGCTTCCGCCGTCGGATTTTCCGTCAACAAATAAAGAGGTTCGTGCATTTCCTTTAAGACACCGACCAGCGGGTCATCGCGCCGCAAGATCATCCGGTGGTCCAGATGACCGTCAACCCACGTTTGAAGCCGTTTTTTTATCTCATCGAAATCCATGACCATGCCGAGCCGGTTGAGGCGCGCCCGCGACAACTCGACCTCGACCCGCCCGTTGTGGCCGTGGGGGTGGCGGCAGGGTCCCGCGTAGTCCATCAAGCGGTGGCCATAGGAAAAATGGATTTCGCGGACGACGGAATACATGGAGAGGGTTAGGCGGCGACGCCTTCGAGCAATTCGCGCAACCCTTTGGAATTGCGCATGGCGATCCGCTTCCATCCGGTCACGATGAGGCCCCGCCGACGGAAATCGATGAGCGTGCGGATGGCGGATTCGGGCGTCGTGTTCGCCATTTCGGCGATCGATTGCCGGGTGAAAGGCAGGTCGGACCCGAATTTCCCCACCAGCCAGAGCAACACGCCGGCGATGCGCTTCTCCACCGTTTCCGCCCCGAGGGTCCGAAAGGATTGCGCCTCCCGCATTCGCCGGCTCATGTCATAAAAAAGGGCGCGCCCGAAAGCCAAATTCTTTTCCAACAGATTGCGGATGTGCCCCATGGGGAACACAAGGATCTCCGCCGCCGAACCCGCCACGGCTTCGCAAGGGTAGTGGCCGACCGCCGCGCAGCCCACGCAACCGAACATCTCCCCGGCCTTCAGGATCTCGATCGTCAACGGTTTCCCCTCTGAGGAGGCCCGGGTGATCTGCACCTGGCCCGCCATCACCACATAGGTCAGCCCCGCGAGCTCCCCCTCCGCGTAAACCCGCGCGCCTTTTGAAA of the Elusimicrobiota bacterium genome contains:
- a CDS encoding 6-carboxytetrahydropterin synthase, which translates into the protein MYSVVREIHFSYGHRLMDYAGPCRHPHGHNGRVEVELSRARLNRLGMVMDFDEIKKRLQTWVDGHLDHRMILRRDDPLVGVLKEMHEPLYLLTENPTAEAIAREIFRVAAAQGLPVTRVTFWETERSQATYRAAAR
- a CDS encoding Crp/Fnr family transcriptional regulator, with amino-acid sequence MTVLKFLSETSPFNVLPPEAQQDLVELGQVRSVSKGARVYAEGELAGLTYVVMAGQVQITRASSEGKPLTIEILKAGEMFGCVGCAAVGHYPCEAVAGSAAEILVFPMGHIRNLLEKNLAFGRALFYDMSRRMREAQSFRTLGAETVEKRIAGVLLWLVGKFGSDLPFTRQSIAEMANTTPESAIRTLIDFRRRGLIVTGWKRIAMRNSKGLRELLEGVAA
- a CDS encoding dihydroneopterin aldolase; the encoded protein is MVDVEVWLKVGCAATERAFPQRVELDVRLEGDFAAAGRSEDLTRSIDDAGVVERPRRALPKKTRRPLEAVAEETARWVLERTPARAVSVKARKRALPGIRLAEVATYRAAAR